The sequence TGCTCTTCATGTCATTGCTCTTCCCGCCAATTGCAGCAATTATGACGACTGACTTCTTTATACTGAGAAAAGAAACGTGGGAAGAAAAACAAGGATGGAACATAATCGCTACTATAGCATTAATCTGTGGTCTGATATTTGGCTATTATAACCAAAAAATGGCATTAGGGATACCTCCAGTACAATCATATATTTTCACAGCAATAATTTACTACCTGCTTATGCGCATTAAGGCGAGTATTGCTCCAGATCAGTTTACCCCAAAACACTGGATCAGTCACTGACATATGGTTTTCTTCATTATTTTTTAAGTTACTTTGTTGTAAGGTGGTGGAAAGATGGGGTGCAAAGGGCAAAATAATTGTGGCTCCAGCAAAAAGAAAAGGTGGGTTCCAGATGCATATGTGATAATATTCGTAGTAATAGTTCTGGCAACAATAGCTACATGGGTTGTCCCAGCAGGAGAATTCGAGCGCACGCAAGTAAATGGGAGAACAGTTATTGTCCCTGATACGTTTCACTATGTGGAAGGCAACCCTATTGGGCCGTGGGAGATGTTTCTCTCAATAGTCAAGGGACTTCAAGAAGCTGCCCCCATAATATTCTTTGTATTCATAATTGGGGGTTTAATTGGCGTTACTGAGGCTACTGGTGCACTGCAGGCAGGGCTTTCTGCGGCGGCATTAAAGATGAGGGGTAAAGAGAAGCTGTTTATACCAGCATTGATGATCCTTTTTGGACTAGGCGGGTCAGTCTTCGGAATGGCAGAAGAGACACTAGCCTTTGTGCCTTTGATGATTGGGCTTGCAGTTGCTATGGGATACGACAGGGTTGTGGGAATCTCGATATCATTCCTTGGTGCCGCGGCAGGCTTTGCAGGGGCTTTCATGAATCCATTCACCATAGGTGTTGCCCAAACAATAGCAGAACTTCCGCTATTCTCGGGTATGCAGTTCAGGATTATAGTGTGGCTCGTGTTTATGGCAATCACGATCCACCACGTGATGTCTTACGCTTCAAAAGTCAAGAAAAACCCAGAAGCAAGTATCGTTGCAGATGTTCCCTATGAAGAATTTGAAACGACTCAAAAATTGGAGGAAGTTACTCTAACCTCCTCTCAAAAGCTAGCTCTGCTGGGGTTCCTAGGAACCTTTGCAGTTTTAGTAGTGGGTGTTCTAAAGTATGGATGGTACATAGATGAACTTTCGGCATTATTCCTTGTGGGTGCAATAGTCGTAGGAATTTTAGCAAGAATGGAGCCCAACCAAATAGTCAGATACTTCATAAAAGGAGCTTCTTCACTTACGTATGGGGCTTTGATTATAGGGTTTGGTAGGGCAATAGCAGTAGTGCTGAGAGACGGAAGGATTCTTGACACCATAGTATATGCATTGTCCCAGCCACTCGCAGGCCTTCCAGCTGGATTAATAGGTGTAGGAATGTTTTTTGTGCAGACCTTAATTAACTTCCTTATCTGCTCAGGGAGCGGGCAAGCAGTGGCTACGATGCCTATAATGGTTCCGTTGGCCGATGTAGTGGGAGTCACAAGACAAGTTGCAGTACTTGCATTCCAGTTTGGTGATGGAATAACCAACATTATATACCCAACATGCGGAGTTGTCATGGCGACAATTTCAATGGCAAAGATTCCATACGATAGGTGGCTGAAATACGCAGTACCCCTTGTAATCAAGCTCTCAATAGCAGCAATAATCTTGGTCTATATTGCAGTAATGATAAATCTAGGTCCCTTCTGAGTTCTGTTTTTATTTTTGTACTTATGAAGTATAAGGGGGCAGGGCTGTGATTAGTGAAACTGAAAAGAAAGTTTTCGAAAAAATCGAACAAGAAAAAGATAAGATAGTACAGATACTTAAAGAGCTCGTGAAAATACCAACCCAAAACCCACCTGGAGAAAATTACGAAGAGTTTGTTATGAAAGCCAAGGATTACTTAGAGGAAAGAGGTATAAGGACAAATATTGTAAAGGTGCCAAACAGCTTTGCGAAGGAGTTCATAGAGAATCCCGAGGAGTATCCAAGGTATATCCTTCTCGCTGAACTGAAAAAAGGAAGTCCAACAATACACTTTAACGGACATTATGACGTAGTACCCGCGGGTGAGGGCTGGCAGTTTAATCCATTCTCCGGAAAGATCGTAGACGGCAAATTATATGGCAGGGGAGCAAGCGATATGAAAGGTGGTATTGCAAGTATTATCAGCACATTGAGGATTCTCAGCGAATTTGAAGACAGCTTGAATATTGGAATAAACGCATCGCTAGTTCCAGATGAAGAAACGACGTCTCTTGGGACTAAATATCTCTTGAAGGAAAACCTTGTTACGGCGGATTATGCAATAATTACCGAACCAACATTGCTGAAAAGCATAGACATCGGATGTAAAGGGGGTTTATGGCTACAGGTGAAAGTTAAAGGCAAAGCAGCCCATGCATCTAGGCCTTGGCTCGGAGAAAATGCATTCGAGAAGGGAATACTGCTTGCTAACTCCATACTAAAGGAACTAAAGCCAGTGATTACTTCGAGGGTATCTGAATATGATTTCCATGATCCTAAATCAAGGAGAGCAACAATGGAGCTAGGGGGTTATGTAAAGGGAGGCAGCAAAACAAATGTTATTCCTGAGGAATTCTGCTTTTCAATAGACAGAAGAGTTCTACCAGACGAAAATATAAACGAAGCTTACGATGAGCTGGTTAATTTCATAGAGCAAAAGAGCAAGGAATTGGGCATTTCTTACGAAATTGTTGTTGAGGATATCGAGCCGCCATATGTGTTAAAGAACGGAGGAAGATTTTTGGACTTGCTCTCTGCGACCGCTGAAAGAATTACTGGCGTGAAACCTCAAGCAGGAGTCAAAACCGGCTTTACTGAAATGGCACTCTTTGGAGCTAGAGGGATAAAGGCAATTACATTCGGTCCAGGAAATGAAAACCTTGCGCATGTCGTTAACGAACATATTGAAATCAAAGAGGTCATTGACTCAGTGAGAATATTTGTGACGTTTCTTTTATCTCTTTAGCGAAATTCTTTTAAAATACTACTGAGACATTTAATATTATGTATGAAGATGAAAGCGTTGTTTTAAGACGTATTTTAAAAGACAAACTTGATGGCCTCGACATTAAGATATACCAGTTATTGAGAGAAAATGGCAGAATGAGTGATACTAAAATAGCCGAGAAGTTGGGTGTATCTGTTACAACAATCAGAAGACGCAGGATGAGGTTACAAGAGGAGGGTATTCTGCAGATAATAGCGTTGATATTACTTAGAGCTGCCGATGTTGCATATGCCGATGTGTTAGTTAAATTTAAAAAACATGCCAAAATGGAAAATATCAGAGAATTTCTTAGTAAAGCAGTTATGAACCCGAGGATATACGAAGTTACGGAATATATCGGAGGAGAATGTGATGTCTTACTTAGATTTTTTGAAGCTAATCCGGAGACGCTTAAATACCACATAGACAAGTTTCTTAGAGAAGAAGATATTGTAGAGAAATATACAATTTATCTTGCAATCGGAAGTCCAAAAGCGTGGTATCGCCAGTTTAAATTGAGGTTTTAGTGATACTGAGATTTTCAATTTTAAAAGCCAAAATTTAGAAAATAGATAGATTAAAATAAAAATATCTCATGGGTTAATCAAAGTCCCATATCGTTCTTCCTTTGTAGAACATCATAACATAACCACAGTTTTCGCAGATGACTATCTTCACCTTATGCGCTGTAAAGCCCCACTTGCTGTCCAGCTTTCCTTCTTCAACTTTAAAGCTTGTTCCTCCGCATAGAGGGCATTTTAAGTGTTGTCTTTCCATGATATCACCCACTATAATCTTGTTGTTATTGTATAAAAGTTCTTCTCTTCTCTGTAAGAATTCAAAAGCTTTTCTATGCCTTTTTTGTGCCCAAGACCTACCACCGCTACTACTTTTGGCTTTTTGACTCCTCTCCTCTTGAGCTCATCAACAATTGCTTTTAGGTTCCTTGCCATTATCTCATTTCTTTCTTCCACGAGAATCCTAAAAAGGTAGGGATAGCGGAGCTTAAATCTGTGCATCATCACCTTATAACTCTCCATTATATCCTCTTGACTTTCTGCTTCTGGAGCAATTGGAAGAAAAACCAAGGAGCTCTCAAGTAAGAGGAGTATCTTTTCCCTCAAAGGTGCTCTGAGAAGCTTTCCCATGATACTTTGGATGTCTTCATCGATTAAATACAGCGGAACTCCGAGAAGAGATGCTGTCTGGATTGCTTCCATCATTTCTCCTCCGGGCTTCATGCCAAATTCTTCTCCAATCTTTTCCTCAACCTTCATAAGGATGTATCCCAAGAGGGCTTTCTTTCCGAGCTTTACTGCTTCCTTAAACGTGATCCTCTCCGAGGATTGGAGGGAGTAAAATCTCTGCCTGTCAAGTTCGATAGCAATTGCATCGGGCTTTTCTTCTAATATAACTTTTCTGACTTCTCTTCTGCTCTTTGGGGAAACGTGCATTGTCCCTATGACCTTAACGTAGCGAAGATAGCTCATGCTCTTCACCAATCCTAAGCACATCGAAGTCTTTGGGTATTATAAATCTATGCCTGCAAAGTTTTTCCGCCCCCTGCTTATACTCTTCGTACGTATATCTGGGGGCTCTGTGGAAGAGAACTAGAAGTTTAGCTTTTGCTTTTTTTGCAACTTCGCAGGCCTCTGGAACTGTCGAATGATAGCTCTCCCCCCTATCCTCTTCACTAAGATAAGTTGCTTCGTGAATTAAAACATCCGCCTTTTCAGAAAAGAGCTTCACCCTCTCGCAGGGCTCGGTATCGCCGGTATAAACGACTTTCGCACCTCTCTTGGGACTTCCAGTCACATCTTCGAGGTGGATAACCTTGCCATCAATCTCAATCTTTCCTTTGGTTTCAAGCTCTTTCATCCAGGGACCGGGCTTTAGGCCGAGTTCTCTAATTTTATCAAGATCAAAGCTTCCCCTTTTGTCTTTCTCCTTGAAAACATAGCCTAAAGCAGGGACGCCGTGCTCCACCTTGAAGCTCCATATTTCATAGTCTCCAAACTTCAGCCTTGCCTCTCCGAGCTCGTGGACATGTATATCAAAGCTTGGCCTGAAAAATCCACTTTTTAGGTAGTTTTGAATGAACTCGAAGGTGTACTTCGGACCGTAAACGTGGAGGGGCTTTTCCCTGTTCCAGAGGGTCATTGTTTGAATAAGGCTCATCAGACCAAGGTAGTGGTCACCGTGGAAGTGGGTTATGAAAATCTTCTCAATCTTCATGGGGCTCAGCTTGGCTATGTTCAGCTGTCTTAGAGTTCCCTCCCCAATATCCCAAAGAATAATCTCTCCATTGTATCTTAACGCTATAGAGGGCACGTTTCTTTCTTTGTTGGGCATTATGCCACCAGTGCCGAGGAAAATCACTTCAAGCATGATTTGTGATTGGCGAGATAGTTTAAAAGGTATTCTCATGACGCTTGCTTCCTTTTCTCACGTGTCCACAATGCTATGGCAAATACCAGTGCCAATGTTGAAATCCCAAGGGCAATATCCGTTTTTCTTTCATTAGGTGGCACTACATAGTAGTCCGGGTTTCTGTGCAAAGATGCATCAAGACTTATCAGGGAGAGATTATTTCCAAAATACCAGAATCTAATTGGGGAATTTACCATTTCGCTGAAGACAACTTCATCAACCTTAATCTGCAGGAGCCGCCTTCCGTCGGGGATTCTAATCAAAGATACCTTTAAGTTGTGTATTTTCTTCATTGGGAGCAGAGAGCAATGCTTCTTTTTGCCATAATATAGGGTGTAGAGCTCAGCACAGACTTCGTTGCGTTTTATTGATATTCTGGATATTTTTTCGTTGCCGAAGTCAAAGACCAAGACATCTCCTTCGCCTTTTGCTTCAAACCATGTCTCGATACCTCCTCTGTCCCACAGCATAGCTCCGAAGGGGTAATCAAGATCTGTGTGGTTTTGTTTGTCTTTAATCAAGAGGTCTCCGTTAATTTGCTCCCTCTCCCGAGCATAATAAGCGGTTGCACTTACTCCAGTTCCGGGTGGGAGGTTTAAGGCTAGTGTTACCTCTCCACGTATATCTTCACCAGGTATCCATGTCCACCCATCCTTTACTGGTACTGTGAAGTTTCTTGTTCCATTTTCCCATTCTACTATTCCCGAAACCTCCTTTCCCTTATAATTGTAGAGCTTTACATCAATTCCTAAAAGCCTCCCTGAGGCATTGAATCTTAGCTTTGAGGAAGAGTTCTCGGATACAGTGCCATTCCATTGCAACTCAATCGCTTTCCCAACCTTAACGCTGATGTCTCTAAGCTTGTTGAGGTCTAGTCCAGCAATAACCCTATATTCTACAGGTTTTACCTCACAGGAGAAGTTTGGAGAGAGATAAACGATAAACTCATCGTAAAGCTCTAGAGGGACTGTTATGTAAAGAGTTCCTTTAAGCCATTTGATTTTTGCGGTTCCCTCTTTTACGACCTCTCCATATTGGTAAACCTTATAGCTCGCCGAGACGTTGCAGCTTTCATTGGACAAAAAGATGAAATCAACCCATTCGGCTCTATAGCTGGGTGAAACTTCTGCGTGAAGAGGGTTTGTGAACTCTCCTTCAATAACTTTCAAGCGTTCAAGTCCTTCAACCTGAGCAGGATAAAAGAGCAGAAAGATAAAAAGCAAGCTTAGGATTTTCTTCATTTTCAATCCCTCGCTGGAGAGTTGAGTTCTACATCGGTGTATAGAGCTTCAACCCTCATAAGCCTTTTTATGTTTTGTTCTGACCTCCACCCCGCCTTGAAAAGCGAGGCTTCCAACGAGTTAACCCCTCGCCAATAGCAGGAAGGTTTACGGGCCCATCACCTACTCCCGCTGCCGGTTTCGGCTCGGCCCGAGGACACGTCTTGCCCCCGTTACCCCTATCGCAAAGCGGATTGGGGTTATGGTTTGAGAGGCGAACCTCCAGTTTTCGACTGCTCTAAAGGGCAGTTTCTCAAGGACGCCTTACGGCGTCCACTCCCCCTTAGCTTGAAGGGGACACTTAAACCCCTTGTCTCATCGGGTTCTAAGTTTGGCCTCTTCGAGATCTTATTACTTTGCAAAGTTTAAAAAAGTTTCGGTTCTTTAAAGGTTGGTCTTCAATTACTGCATCCCCTCTAAAGGGCAAAGCTTTCAGAGAAAAGTAAAGATGCTACAAGCTGAGGAATTGGGACAACTTATGCGTAAGGTTAAAAGGTTTTATTGCCTAATTTTCTTGAGGTGCAGTAAAATGGAAGAGATACTTAAGGCAATTCAGGAGAAAGACTGTAAAAAGCTGGCAAGTTTGCTATATTACAAGGCCGATGAGCTTAGTGAAGAGGAGCTGCGAGAGGTTCTTGAGAAAGCTGAAAAGCTCGCCTTAGAATGTAGAGATTATGAGCTGTACAAGCTTGTGGTTTATTATTTCCTAGAGTTTCTGGATGTTGACAAGGTTGAGGAGTTTGAGAAGCTCGCTGAAGAAGAGGATACCTTTGAGGTTAAATATCATCTTGCCGATTTATATTACCTTCTGGGTGAATTAGAAAAGGCGCTTGACCTATACAGAGGACTGCTTGAAGAAGAGACTGAAAAGGGCAACTTGGAGAACATCGCAAAAGTATACCACAACATGGGGCTCATTCATGAGGAGCTTTTAGAGTACGAAAAAGCATTGGAGCTCATGGACAAGGCAGAAAAAGCCCTGGAGGAGCTTGGAAAAGAGGAGGATGTTAAGCAGATAAGGATTTACAAAGCTTACATAACCTTTGAGATGGGGGAGATAGCAAAAGCAAAGGCCGAGCTTGCTGAGCTTCTCTCACAAAACCTAGACGAGAGGTTGAAATCTCAGATACACCTTGTCTTTGAGGAGATATTTGAGGATGAAGACAACTATGAGGCAGCCCTGCATGAATGCCTCTATGCAATGCTCTATGGAAGGGACAGCGAGTACTTTGACGTTGCGTTTGATGCTCTAATAGATGTAGTGTGGCAGATGATGCTGGAGGACAGGTTTGAGGAGATTTACAACAACATAGACATGTTTGCTAGAGCATTCCCAGAAATGAAGGAGTTCTTTGAAGGAGTAAAGGCTGTCGCCCTGTACAAGGATGGCAAAATCGGAAGGGAGGAGGTTAGTGACTACATTACGAAGATAAAGGACAGGAGGCTTTTGGATCTTCTTGAGTTCTTGAGCGAGGCGGAGCTTTAATTTTCTCTTTTTTTGGTGGTTTTTATGAAAGTTAGGATTGCAACGCTTGATGACTGCAGAGGTATAGTTGATGTTCACTGCTCCGGAGTTGAGAGGTGGATAAAGAAAAGCGAAGGTAAAGAAGCGAGTTACGAAGAACTCAGCATAGAGGAGCGTTATCTCCACGGCGGCCCTTGGATGAGCATCGAAACCTGTGCAATCCACATGAACAACCTCCTTTTAGAGGAGCAGTTTCCCATAGTTGCGGAAGAAAATGGCAATATAATAGGGAACGGGGAAGTCTTAATCAGTGAAGAGCTCATAGGGAGCAAAATTAGAAAAATCGCCCATATAGATGTGCTTGAGGTGCATAAAAGCTTCAGAGGCAAAGGTGTGGGCAGAGCTATTGTTGGATTTATCGAAGAGTTAGCCCGTGAGAAAGACTGTGAACTGGTTACAGTAATCCCGGAAAAATCGGCAATCGGCTTCTATGAAAAGCTCGGCATAAGGGATGTCCTTTACAGTGCAAGCTTTGTGGAGTTTGACCTTAAGTCTTTTCCCAGCATTGGGGTAGAGCCTGAGGTGTTTGAATTCTCGTGGGAGGACGTTAAAGGCTTGGAAATGGTCGCGGGAAAGTTCCAAAGCTCTTACCACCACTGGTTCGTGGCATTCAAAGATAAAATAGCAGGGATAGATGATAGGGTTTATTTCGAGAGCGGAAGGCTGGGAAGGTCTTATTATGTTCTCGAGGAGGTCTATTATGATAGCTCTGTTGTTACGGGCTACTTGTGGGGCAAAGGAGAGGATTTTCCCCTTTTGCTTGCTAGAGCAAAGGAGCTTGGCTTCAAAAAGCTCCGCACGATAATTGGAAAAGAAGTTGTGGAAGGATTCAAGCCCAAAGTGCTTGACAGCGTTATTATACTCTCGAAGAGCCTCTAATCTTCCTTAAATCGCTTTTGGTGTTTACGTTAAAGAAGCTCTCGCGCCATTCTTTGGGAAGGGGCTCTATTTCTATGTAGCATGAGTTAGAGAGCCTTATTGCTTCGTTAAGCATATATCTGCCTTTGGTTATCTGCTCCTCCAGTATTTTCAGGAAGTTTTTTGAATATGCAGCGTGGAGGGGCTCTAGGTAGCCATTTTCCCATTTTGGGACGCAGGCAAGAGGCCTAAGCTCATAGAACCTCTTTATGATGTAGTCAACGAATTTAGGCTTTATGGATGGCATATCTCCTGCTATTACAAAAACGTCGCCCAGTTTCCTTAGAGCGGTGTAAACACCTCCAGCTGGGCCGATTTCAAGTTCGTCAACGATAACCTTGAAGCCAAGCTCTTCAAAGACTTCTTTTTTCTCTCTTGAAGTTACTATCACAGCTTCATCTATCCCTTCCGCTTTAAGAACGCTCTCTATGGCGTGGAGTATCAGAGGCTTCCCACTAACTTTGTAGAGTAGCTTCTCTTCCCCAAAACGCTTTGCTTTTCCTCCGGCGAGCACAGCGGCAATCATCTTGGGTTCCCTATATGGTAGAGGTGTGTTGGGTTATAACCTTTGTTTCCGAGAAAATCCCCTTCAGAGGTAGGACTTTCAAAAGAAAGGTTGGAATCACATTTATTTTTCTCTATGCGATGGTAAATTTTATATCGCTAGAGTGCTCAATAATTGATTAGTGGAGACCTTCCTATGATGAAGGCAAAAGTGGAGATAGAGGCATCGTTGGGGTGTTTTGCCCTTGCTGAATCTCCCTCCCAGTACTTTGCTAAAGAATAAGGGGGATGTGATCATGGAGCGCCTATCGATTTTGATTTTTCTCCTATTGTTCTTTCTTTCAAATGTTTCAGCTTCATCCTGTTGGATAGGGAACTATGGAGAAAGCTTTGAAGATGTGCTTGCAACCTCTGACGGTAGAGTTTTTGCAGTAGGGAGCAGTGTTTTAAGTGTTAATCTTCGAGGAGAACCCTTGTGGGCAATAACGACAGCACGCAGGGATATTAAAATTCATAGGATCGCTTTCACGAGTGAAAAAGATTTAGTAGTGGCTGGAAAGGGGTTTATTGCAAAGTTTAGCCAGACGGGGGATCTCTTATGGATGAAAAAACTAAATGTAACTGATGTTTCTGTGGCTCCCACTGGGGAGATAATCTTTGTTTTTGGGAATGTTGTTGCAGCATTAACTCCCGAAGGCCAAATTAAATGGGTCAAAAAAGCTATGAAACAAAATCAGAGTTCCTTGGAGTTTTCTGGAGTAACTGCAAGTGAAGACAAGATTTTTGTTGTTGGGTATACTTTTGCTCCAGGGGAGGATTATAACGCATGGATTGGTACTTTTGATTTTGAAGGAAACGTCCTTTGGCAGAGAGCTATTGATCTCGGATGCGATGAATTTGCGGATAAAGTTGAGGTGAGCAATGCCTCTGCAGTGGTTGCAGGAGTTTCTGGCTCCCAGCACGCTCCGTGGATTGGAGAATACTTCGTGATAAAGCTGGATAGAGAAGGCCACCTTATCTGGACGCATGAGTTTCTTCCGCTGAATCTTCCTGAAAAGATAAGTGAGAGCATATTTTGGTCGATAAAAATCAATGATGTTGATTGCAACTTAAATGGGCAGTGTCTTATTGGCGGGAATTTTGTAACTCTCCTCCTTGATGAAAGCGGAGGGCTTTCATGGGCGAAAGACTTTTCGAGTAATGGTGTTGCGTTAACTGATTCTTTGGCTATATCCGCAAAGAATGTGATCCTCGCATTTCCAGTCAATGGCTCAGAGAGTATTGGAAGAGATGTGCAAGTTGTTTTCTCTGAGATATCCCCAAAACTTATCCCATCAAAATTTGAGTTCCAAAATGCTTCTCTTGCCCTTGAAAATGCTTCCATCAATTTTGTTCCATTAATAGCCCACGGAGAATTCTTGTACTACAATCAAAATTGCTCACAGCTACAGTCCTCTTTGAACACTAAGGAGAGCTTTGTACTGTCTTCGGCAACCCCTGAACAAACAACTACAAGTAGAGAAATTTGTGGTCCTGGTTTTATGCTGTTGATACCCTTAATTTTCCTTGTCAAAAGGTTATTCAAGGATTAGCAACTTATGAGAGCAAATCTTTTTTAACTTTTCATGACAAAAACAAATGGTGGTGGCATGAAAAAGGCTTCACTAATTTTATGCCTTCTCGTTCTTATCGCTGCCACTCCAACGGCCGCAGAAAAGCCAAAGGTTATTATAGAGGTGAACCCGAACCTTGAGCTTTTCGCTGTTGTATATATTCTCGCTTTTAATGGAAATGATCCCTTTATAATCGCCCCTCAAAGCTATATCAACGATGTTTTGGATTATTTTGCTCCCTATAAAAATCATCCAGCCCTTTATTCGGTTAGAGAAGCTATTCCACAGGATTTGCCTTACTATAGAAGGGACTACTCGATAAATGAATTCGCAGCTTCTCTAGTTTCAAAACCCTATCTCGGCAACATGAGCGAGAATGATTTCACTTTGAGCGAGTTCTACAGGTCTCTGATAAGTTTTGCCAAGGAAAGTAACTTCATGGAATTCTACAAAAAACATGAGAGAGAATATGAAGAAGCTTTAAAACCAGCAAGGGAAGCTCTCACGCAGGACATCTTCCAAAAGTTTGAAGAACTCTTTGGAAAGCAGTACAAAACCTTTCATATAGCTCTTTCGTATTCTTTAAGAGTCCATCCCGGGAGCAAGGCTGTTGGAGACACTGCTTATTACTTTGGTTATGTGGGTTTTATGCCCGAGCAATATGCTGAAATCTTTTACCTCTATATCGCCACTCATGAGTATTCCCATTCATTTGTTAATCCCCTTATTTCAGAATATCTCACTG comes from Thermococcus litoralis DSM 5473 and encodes:
- a CDS encoding TraB domain-containing protein, producing the protein MSYLRYVKVIGTMHVSPKSRREVRKVILEEKPDAIAIELDRQRFYSLQSSERITFKEAVKLGKKALLGYILMKVEEKIGEEFGMKPGGEMMEAIQTASLLGVPLYLIDEDIQSIMGKLLRAPLREKILLLLESSLVFLPIAPEAESQEDIMESYKVMMHRFKLRYPYLFRILVEERNEIMARNLKAIVDELKRRGVKKPKVVAVVGLGHKKGIEKLLNSYREEKNFYTITTRL
- a CDS encoding Lrp/AsnC family transcriptional regulator, encoding MYEDESVVLRRILKDKLDGLDIKIYQLLRENGRMSDTKIAEKLGVSVTTIRRRRMRLQEEGILQIIALILLRAADVAYADVLVKFKKHAKMENIREFLSKAVMNPRIYEVTEYIGGECDVLLRFFEANPETLKYHIDKFLREEDIVEKYTIYLAIGSPKAWYRQFKLRF
- the mobA gene encoding molybdenum cofactor guanylyltransferase MobA; amino-acid sequence: MIAAVLAGGKAKRFGEEKLLYKVSGKPLILHAIESVLKAEGIDEAVIVTSREKKEVFEELGFKVIVDELEIGPAGGVYTALRKLGDVFVIAGDMPSIKPKFVDYIIKRFYELRPLACVPKWENGYLEPLHAAYSKNFLKILEEQITKGRYMLNEAIRLSNSCYIEIEPLPKEWRESFFNVNTKSDLRKIRGSSRV
- a CDS encoding ribonuclease Z → MLEVIFLGTGGIMPNKERNVPSIALRYNGEIILWDIGEGTLRQLNIAKLSPMKIEKIFITHFHGDHYLGLMSLIQTMTLWNREKPLHVYGPKYTFEFIQNYLKSGFFRPSFDIHVHELGEARLKFGDYEIWSFKVEHGVPALGYVFKEKDKRGSFDLDKIRELGLKPGPWMKELETKGKIEIDGKVIHLEDVTGSPKRGAKVVYTGDTEPCERVKLFSEKADVLIHEATYLSEEDRGESYHSTVPEACEVAKKAKAKLLVLFHRAPRYTYEEYKQGAEKLCRHRFIIPKDFDVLRIGEEHELSSLR
- a CDS encoding tetratricopeptide repeat protein; its protein translation is MEEILKAIQEKDCKKLASLLYYKADELSEEELREVLEKAEKLALECRDYELYKLVVYYFLEFLDVDKVEEFEKLAEEEDTFEVKYHLADLYYLLGELEKALDLYRGLLEEETEKGNLENIAKVYHNMGLIHEELLEYEKALELMDKAEKALEELGKEEDVKQIRIYKAYITFEMGEIAKAKAELAELLSQNLDERLKSQIHLVFEEIFEDEDNYEAALHECLYAMLYGRDSEYFDVAFDALIDVVWQMMLEDRFEEIYNNIDMFARAFPEMKEFFEGVKAVALYKDGKIGREEVSDYITKIKDRRLLDLLEFLSEAEL
- a CDS encoding zinc ribbon domain-containing protein, whose protein sequence is MERQHLKCPLCGGTSFKVEEGKLDSKWGFTAHKVKIVICENCGYVMMFYKGRTIWDFD
- a CDS encoding YfcC family protein produces the protein MGCKGQNNCGSSKKKRWVPDAYVIIFVVIVLATIATWVVPAGEFERTQVNGRTVIVPDTFHYVEGNPIGPWEMFLSIVKGLQEAAPIIFFVFIIGGLIGVTEATGALQAGLSAAALKMRGKEKLFIPALMILFGLGGSVFGMAEETLAFVPLMIGLAVAMGYDRVVGISISFLGAAAGFAGAFMNPFTIGVAQTIAELPLFSGMQFRIIVWLVFMAITIHHVMSYASKVKKNPEASIVADVPYEEFETTQKLEEVTLTSSQKLALLGFLGTFAVLVVGVLKYGWYIDELSALFLVGAIVVGILARMEPNQIVRYFIKGASSLTYGALIIGFGRAIAVVLRDGRILDTIVYALSQPLAGLPAGLIGVGMFFVQTLINFLICSGSGQAVATMPIMVPLADVVGVTRQVAVLAFQFGDGITNIIYPTCGVVMATISMAKIPYDRWLKYAVPLVIKLSIAAIILVYIAVMINLGPF
- a CDS encoding M20 family metallopeptidase, which codes for MISETEKKVFEKIEQEKDKIVQILKELVKIPTQNPPGENYEEFVMKAKDYLEERGIRTNIVKVPNSFAKEFIENPEEYPRYILLAELKKGSPTIHFNGHYDVVPAGEGWQFNPFSGKIVDGKLYGRGASDMKGGIASIISTLRILSEFEDSLNIGINASLVPDEETTSLGTKYLLKENLVTADYAIITEPTLLKSIDIGCKGGLWLQVKVKGKAAHASRPWLGENAFEKGILLANSILKELKPVITSRVSEYDFHDPKSRRATMELGGYVKGGSKTNVIPEEFCFSIDRRVLPDENINEAYDELVNFIEQKSKELGISYEIVVEDIEPPYVLKNGGRFLDLLSATAERITGVKPQAGVKTGFTEMALFGARGIKAITFGPGNENLAHVVNEHIEIKEVIDSVRIFVTFLLSL
- a CDS encoding GNAT family N-acetyltransferase; translation: MKVRIATLDDCRGIVDVHCSGVERWIKKSEGKEASYEELSIEERYLHGGPWMSIETCAIHMNNLLLEEQFPIVAEENGNIIGNGEVLISEELIGSKIRKIAHIDVLEVHKSFRGKGVGRAIVGFIEELAREKDCELVTVIPEKSAIGFYEKLGIRDVLYSASFVEFDLKSFPSIGVEPEVFEFSWEDVKGLEMVAGKFQSSYHHWFVAFKDKIAGIDDRVYFESGRLGRSYYVLEEVYYDSSVVTGYLWGKGEDFPLLLARAKELGFKKLRTIIGKEVVEGFKPKVLDSVIILSKSL